A stretch of Gasterosteus aculeatus chromosome 4, fGasAcu3.hap1.1, whole genome shotgun sequence DNA encodes these proteins:
- the jakmip1 gene encoding janus kinase and microtubule-interacting protein 1 isoform X1, whose product MSSTTPSAPPTLKKGRKPDKSEGMTESAPATSEELRSKILDTQIELQQERGKVCKLRERLQEQRQARELEQHKHAVALTDLRAKLHEEKLREVAAARESLARQHEVELARAIKIKDAEAQRLQGLVNALRDGAADKLKNALLGEAREEARRAFDGERIKLQQEIQEHKTARKLADEAHANALQADKAKAADLRTAYQQHQDEMHRVKRDCERDIRRLMDELKAKDRVMCGLEKELGLQAGYAQKLQLQKDALDEQLGHVREAERHNHGSPKRELVPGLGDNSDPLSNQFLSSSSSPVPFAPQEVEERDTRRFQLKIAELHSVIRKLEDRNALLADERNELLKRVREAESQMKPMFEKNKRLSKKNDDLLQTLQRMEEKLKNLSRDNIQMKEKAASSRPPPPQQQPVQSQLKRPSSLTDLSHAHEEQEVAFLKLQVSEQRGIIDELTQERDRWVISKKSTRKPPKLCKRHVVETYFGFDEESIDSETSSLTSYNTDLTDRTPATPEEDLEETFSREESELRFRQLTREYQALQRAYALLQEQTGGSLDAEREARTREQLQADLSSCQAKMADLEKALAERGQDSKWVEEKQYLLRTNQELHEKMCASQQAESKLQAEVQDARDQNELLEFRVLELEERERRSPALNLHMSAFPENSSSALQIYCHQQGVKDVIIPELMKKLDILGDNGNLRNEEQVAVIQAGTVISLCEKWLKQIDCTEAALTQKMIDLENDKELFSKQKGFLEEELDYRKQALDQSYMRIEELEATLYSALQQEQPACRAVAESLTDRQREELRLAVEKLRRQILRQSRQFDSQILQERMELLQQAQQRIRELEDRLDLQKRQVKEIEEKFLFLFLFFSLAFILWP is encoded by the exons ATGTCCTCAACCACGCCCTCGGCGCCCCCAACCCTGAAGAAGGGGAGGAAGCCGGATAAATCTGAGGGGATGACCGAGTCGGCGCCGGCCACCAGCGAGGAGCTGAGGAGCAAAATCCTGGACACCCAGATAGAGCTGCAGCAAGAGCGGGGcaag GTGTGTAAGCTCCGTGAGCGGCTCCAGGAGCAGCGGCAGGCTCGGGAGCTGGAGCAGCACAAGCACGCCGTGGCGCTCACCGACCTGCGCGCCAAACTCCACGAGGAAAAGCTGCGCGAGGTAGCGGCCGCCCGCGAGTCCCTGGCCAGGCAGCACGAGGTGGAGCTGGCGCGGGCCATCAAGATCAAGGATGCAGAGGCGCAGAGGCTGCAGGGGCTGGTGAACGCTCTGAGGGACGGAGCCGCCGACAAGCTGAAAAACGCTCTCCTCGGGGAGGCTCGGGAGGAGGCCAGGAGGGCTTTCGACGGGGAGAGGAtaaagctgcagcaggag atccAGGAGCACAAGACCGCCAGGAAGCTGGCTGACGAGGCTCATGCAAATGCTCTGCAGGCCGATAAAGCCAAAGCGGCTGATCTCCGGACCGCCTACCAGCAGCACCAGGATGAGATGCACCGCGTCAAACGGGATTGTGAGAGAGACATCCGCCGACTG ATGGACGAGCTGAAGGCGAAGGACCGGGTGATGTGCGGCCTGGAGAAGGAGCTGGGGCTGCAGGCCGGCTACGCCcagaagctgcagctgcagaaggACGCTCTGGATGAGCAGCTGGGTCATGTCCGAGAGGCCGAGCGGCACAACCACGGCAGCCCCAAGAGAGAGCTGGTGCCGGGGCTGGGCGACAACTCGGACCCGCTCAGCAACCAG tttttatcttcctcctcctcccctgtcccctTTGCTccacaggaggtggaggagcgtGACACGAGGAGGTTCCAGCTGAAGATTGCGGAGCTCCACTCGGTCATCAGAAAATTGGAGGATAGAAATGCGCTGCTGGCCGACGAGAGGAATGAACTC TTGAAGCGTGTTCGGGAGGCCGAGAGCCAGATGAAGCCCATGTTTGAGAAGAACAAGCGGCTGTCCAAGAAGAACGACGACCTGCTGCAAACGCTGCAACGCATGGAGGAGAAACTGAAGAACCTGAGCCGAGACAACATCCAGATG AAGGAGAAAGCCGCCTCCTCtcggcctcccccccctcagcaaCAACCCGTCCAGTCCCAGCTGAAGCGGCCGAGCTCGCTGACGGACTTGAGCCACGCCCACGAGGAACAGGAAGTGGCGTTCCTGAAGCTGCAGGTTTCGGAGCAACGCGGCATCATCGATGAGCTCACGCAG gAACGTGACCGATGGGTGATCAGCAAAAAGAGCACGAGGAAACCGCCCAAACTGTGTAAA AGGCATGTTGTGGAGACGTATTTTGGATTTGATGAAGAGTCGATAGACTCTGAGACGTCCTCCCTGACCTCCTACAACACTGACCTCACTGACCGCACGCCTGCAACTCCAGAGGAGGATTTAGAAGAG acCTTTTCCCGTGAAGAGTCGGAGCTCCGTTTCCGTCAGTTGACCAGGGAGTACCAGGCCCTCCAGCGGGCCTACGCGCTTCTCCAGGAGCAGACGGGGGGCTCTCTGGATGCTGAGAGGGAGGCCAGG ACAcgcgagcagctgcaggcggATCTCAGCAGCTGCCAGGCCAAGATGGCCGACCTGGAGAAGGCCCTGGCCGAACGGGGGCAG GATTCAaagtgggtggaggagaagcagtACTTGCTCAGGACCAACCAGGAGCTTCACGAGAAG atgtgtgcgtCTCAGCAGGCAGAGTCCAAGCTGCAGGCCGAGGTTCAGGACGCCCGGGATCAGAATGAGCTGCTGGAATTCAGGGTGCTCGAACTGGAA GAGAGGGAGCGTAGATCTCCTGCCCTCAACCTCCACATGTCTGCGTTCCCTGAGAACAGCAGCAGTGCCCTGCAGATCTACTGTCACCAGCAGGGAGTCAAG GATGTCATCATTCCGGAGCTGATGAAGAAACTGGATATCCTGGGAGATAACGGC AATCTCAGAAATGAGGAGCAGGTAGCGGTGATCCAAGCGGGGACGGTGAtctcactgtgtgaaaag TGGTTGAAGCAGATCGACTGCACGGAGGCCGCCCTCACACAGAAGATGATCGACCTGGAAAATGACAAG GAGCTTTTTAGCAAGCAGAAGGGATTCCTGGAGGAAGAGTTGGACTACAGGAAGCAGGCCTTGGATCAGTCCTATATG AGGatcgaggagctggaggccacGCTGTATAGCGctctgcagcaggagcagcCGGCATGCCGGGCGGTGGCCGAGTCgctgacagacaggcagagggaggagctcCGGCTCGCCGTGGAAAAGCTGCGGCGTCAGATTCTCCGGCAGAGCCGGCAATTTGACAGTCAGATCTTACAGGAGCGCATGGAGCTCCTACAGCAGGCCCAGCAG AGAATTAGAGAGCTGGAGGACAGGCTTGACTTGCAAAAGAGACAAGTAAAGGAAATAGAGGAAAAG tttttgttcctctttttgtttttctctttagcATTCATTCTTTGGCCTTAA
- the jakmip1 gene encoding janus kinase and microtubule-interacting protein 1 isoform X2, with the protein MSSTTPSAPPTLKKGRKPDKSEGMTESAPATSEELRSKILDTQIELQQERGKVCKLRERLQEQRQARELEQHKHAVALTDLRAKLHEEKLREVAAARESLARQHEVELARAIKIKDAEAQRLQGLVNALRDGAADKLKNALLGEAREEARRAFDGERIKLQQEIQEHKTARKLADEAHANALQADKAKAADLRTAYQQHQDEMHRVKRDCERDIRRLMDELKAKDRVMCGLEKELGLQAGYAQKLQLQKDALDEQLGHVREAERHNHGSPKRELVPGLGDNSDPLSNQEVEERDTRRFQLKIAELHSVIRKLEDRNALLADERNELLKRVREAESQMKPMFEKNKRLSKKNDDLLQTLQRMEEKLKNLSRDNIQMKEKAASSRPPPPQQQPVQSQLKRPSSLTDLSHAHEEQEVAFLKLQVSEQRGIIDELTQERDRWVISKKSTRKPPKLCKRHVVETYFGFDEESIDSETSSLTSYNTDLTDRTPATPEEDLEETFSREESELRFRQLTREYQALQRAYALLQEQTGGSLDAEREARTREQLQADLSSCQAKMADLEKALAERGQDSKWVEEKQYLLRTNQELHEKMCASQQAESKLQAEVQDARDQNELLEFRVLELEERERRSPALNLHMSAFPENSSSALQIYCHQQGVKDVIIPELMKKLDILGDNGNLRNEEQVAVIQAGTVISLCEKWLKQIDCTEAALTQKMIDLENDKELFSKQKGFLEEELDYRKQALDQSYMRIEELEATLYSALQQEQPACRAVAESLTDRQREELRLAVEKLRRQILRQSRQFDSQILQERMELLQQAQQRIRELEDRLDLQKRQVKEIEEKFLFLFLFFSLAFILWP; encoded by the exons ATGTCCTCAACCACGCCCTCGGCGCCCCCAACCCTGAAGAAGGGGAGGAAGCCGGATAAATCTGAGGGGATGACCGAGTCGGCGCCGGCCACCAGCGAGGAGCTGAGGAGCAAAATCCTGGACACCCAGATAGAGCTGCAGCAAGAGCGGGGcaag GTGTGTAAGCTCCGTGAGCGGCTCCAGGAGCAGCGGCAGGCTCGGGAGCTGGAGCAGCACAAGCACGCCGTGGCGCTCACCGACCTGCGCGCCAAACTCCACGAGGAAAAGCTGCGCGAGGTAGCGGCCGCCCGCGAGTCCCTGGCCAGGCAGCACGAGGTGGAGCTGGCGCGGGCCATCAAGATCAAGGATGCAGAGGCGCAGAGGCTGCAGGGGCTGGTGAACGCTCTGAGGGACGGAGCCGCCGACAAGCTGAAAAACGCTCTCCTCGGGGAGGCTCGGGAGGAGGCCAGGAGGGCTTTCGACGGGGAGAGGAtaaagctgcagcaggag atccAGGAGCACAAGACCGCCAGGAAGCTGGCTGACGAGGCTCATGCAAATGCTCTGCAGGCCGATAAAGCCAAAGCGGCTGATCTCCGGACCGCCTACCAGCAGCACCAGGATGAGATGCACCGCGTCAAACGGGATTGTGAGAGAGACATCCGCCGACTG ATGGACGAGCTGAAGGCGAAGGACCGGGTGATGTGCGGCCTGGAGAAGGAGCTGGGGCTGCAGGCCGGCTACGCCcagaagctgcagctgcagaaggACGCTCTGGATGAGCAGCTGGGTCATGTCCGAGAGGCCGAGCGGCACAACCACGGCAGCCCCAAGAGAGAGCTGGTGCCGGGGCTGGGCGACAACTCGGACCCGCTCAGCAACCAG gaggtggaggagcgtGACACGAGGAGGTTCCAGCTGAAGATTGCGGAGCTCCACTCGGTCATCAGAAAATTGGAGGATAGAAATGCGCTGCTGGCCGACGAGAGGAATGAACTC TTGAAGCGTGTTCGGGAGGCCGAGAGCCAGATGAAGCCCATGTTTGAGAAGAACAAGCGGCTGTCCAAGAAGAACGACGACCTGCTGCAAACGCTGCAACGCATGGAGGAGAAACTGAAGAACCTGAGCCGAGACAACATCCAGATG AAGGAGAAAGCCGCCTCCTCtcggcctcccccccctcagcaaCAACCCGTCCAGTCCCAGCTGAAGCGGCCGAGCTCGCTGACGGACTTGAGCCACGCCCACGAGGAACAGGAAGTGGCGTTCCTGAAGCTGCAGGTTTCGGAGCAACGCGGCATCATCGATGAGCTCACGCAG gAACGTGACCGATGGGTGATCAGCAAAAAGAGCACGAGGAAACCGCCCAAACTGTGTAAA AGGCATGTTGTGGAGACGTATTTTGGATTTGATGAAGAGTCGATAGACTCTGAGACGTCCTCCCTGACCTCCTACAACACTGACCTCACTGACCGCACGCCTGCAACTCCAGAGGAGGATTTAGAAGAG acCTTTTCCCGTGAAGAGTCGGAGCTCCGTTTCCGTCAGTTGACCAGGGAGTACCAGGCCCTCCAGCGGGCCTACGCGCTTCTCCAGGAGCAGACGGGGGGCTCTCTGGATGCTGAGAGGGAGGCCAGG ACAcgcgagcagctgcaggcggATCTCAGCAGCTGCCAGGCCAAGATGGCCGACCTGGAGAAGGCCCTGGCCGAACGGGGGCAG GATTCAaagtgggtggaggagaagcagtACTTGCTCAGGACCAACCAGGAGCTTCACGAGAAG atgtgtgcgtCTCAGCAGGCAGAGTCCAAGCTGCAGGCCGAGGTTCAGGACGCCCGGGATCAGAATGAGCTGCTGGAATTCAGGGTGCTCGAACTGGAA GAGAGGGAGCGTAGATCTCCTGCCCTCAACCTCCACATGTCTGCGTTCCCTGAGAACAGCAGCAGTGCCCTGCAGATCTACTGTCACCAGCAGGGAGTCAAG GATGTCATCATTCCGGAGCTGATGAAGAAACTGGATATCCTGGGAGATAACGGC AATCTCAGAAATGAGGAGCAGGTAGCGGTGATCCAAGCGGGGACGGTGAtctcactgtgtgaaaag TGGTTGAAGCAGATCGACTGCACGGAGGCCGCCCTCACACAGAAGATGATCGACCTGGAAAATGACAAG GAGCTTTTTAGCAAGCAGAAGGGATTCCTGGAGGAAGAGTTGGACTACAGGAAGCAGGCCTTGGATCAGTCCTATATG AGGatcgaggagctggaggccacGCTGTATAGCGctctgcagcaggagcagcCGGCATGCCGGGCGGTGGCCGAGTCgctgacagacaggcagagggaggagctcCGGCTCGCCGTGGAAAAGCTGCGGCGTCAGATTCTCCGGCAGAGCCGGCAATTTGACAGTCAGATCTTACAGGAGCGCATGGAGCTCCTACAGCAGGCCCAGCAG AGAATTAGAGAGCTGGAGGACAGGCTTGACTTGCAAAAGAGACAAGTAAAGGAAATAGAGGAAAAG tttttgttcctctttttgtttttctctttagcATTCATTCTTTGGCCTTAA
- the jakmip1 gene encoding janus kinase and microtubule-interacting protein 1 isoform X3: MSSTTPSAPPTLKKGRKPDKSEGMTESAPATSEELRSKILDTQIELQQERGKVCKLRERLQEQRQARELEQHKHAVALTDLRAKLHEEKLREVAAARESLARQHEVELARAIKIKDAEAQRLQGLVNALRDGAADKLKNALLGEAREEARRAFDGERIKLQQEIQEHKTARKLADEAHANALQADKAKAADLRTAYQQHQDEMHRVKRDCERDIRRLMDELKAKDRVMCGLEKELGLQAGYAQKLQLQKDALDEQLGHVREAERHNHGSPKRELVPGLGDNSDPLSNQFLSSSSSPVPFAPQEVEERDTRRFQLKIAELHSVIRKLEDRNALLADERNELLKRVREAESQMKPMFEKNKRLSKKNDDLLQTLQRMEEKLKNLSRDNIQMKEKAASSRPPPPQQQPVQSQLKRPSSLTDLSHAHEEQEVAFLKLQVSEQRGIIDELTQERDRWVISKKSTRKPPKLCKRHVVETYFGFDEESIDSETSSLTSYNTDLTDRTPATPEEDLEETFSREESELRFRQLTREYQALQRAYALLQEQTGGSLDAEREARTREQLQADLSSCQAKMADLEKALAERGQDSKWVEEKQYLLRTNQELHEKMCASQQAESKLQAEVQDARDQNELLEFRVLELEERERRSPALNLHMSAFPENSSSALQIYCHQQGVKDVIIPELMKKLDILGDNGNLRNEEQVAVIQAGTVISLCEKWLKQIDCTEAALTQKMIDLENDKELFSKQKGFLEEELDYRKQALDQSYMRIRELEDRLDLQKRQVKEIEEKFLFLFLFFSLAFILWP; encoded by the exons ATGTCCTCAACCACGCCCTCGGCGCCCCCAACCCTGAAGAAGGGGAGGAAGCCGGATAAATCTGAGGGGATGACCGAGTCGGCGCCGGCCACCAGCGAGGAGCTGAGGAGCAAAATCCTGGACACCCAGATAGAGCTGCAGCAAGAGCGGGGcaag GTGTGTAAGCTCCGTGAGCGGCTCCAGGAGCAGCGGCAGGCTCGGGAGCTGGAGCAGCACAAGCACGCCGTGGCGCTCACCGACCTGCGCGCCAAACTCCACGAGGAAAAGCTGCGCGAGGTAGCGGCCGCCCGCGAGTCCCTGGCCAGGCAGCACGAGGTGGAGCTGGCGCGGGCCATCAAGATCAAGGATGCAGAGGCGCAGAGGCTGCAGGGGCTGGTGAACGCTCTGAGGGACGGAGCCGCCGACAAGCTGAAAAACGCTCTCCTCGGGGAGGCTCGGGAGGAGGCCAGGAGGGCTTTCGACGGGGAGAGGAtaaagctgcagcaggag atccAGGAGCACAAGACCGCCAGGAAGCTGGCTGACGAGGCTCATGCAAATGCTCTGCAGGCCGATAAAGCCAAAGCGGCTGATCTCCGGACCGCCTACCAGCAGCACCAGGATGAGATGCACCGCGTCAAACGGGATTGTGAGAGAGACATCCGCCGACTG ATGGACGAGCTGAAGGCGAAGGACCGGGTGATGTGCGGCCTGGAGAAGGAGCTGGGGCTGCAGGCCGGCTACGCCcagaagctgcagctgcagaaggACGCTCTGGATGAGCAGCTGGGTCATGTCCGAGAGGCCGAGCGGCACAACCACGGCAGCCCCAAGAGAGAGCTGGTGCCGGGGCTGGGCGACAACTCGGACCCGCTCAGCAACCAG tttttatcttcctcctcctcccctgtcccctTTGCTccacaggaggtggaggagcgtGACACGAGGAGGTTCCAGCTGAAGATTGCGGAGCTCCACTCGGTCATCAGAAAATTGGAGGATAGAAATGCGCTGCTGGCCGACGAGAGGAATGAACTC TTGAAGCGTGTTCGGGAGGCCGAGAGCCAGATGAAGCCCATGTTTGAGAAGAACAAGCGGCTGTCCAAGAAGAACGACGACCTGCTGCAAACGCTGCAACGCATGGAGGAGAAACTGAAGAACCTGAGCCGAGACAACATCCAGATG AAGGAGAAAGCCGCCTCCTCtcggcctcccccccctcagcaaCAACCCGTCCAGTCCCAGCTGAAGCGGCCGAGCTCGCTGACGGACTTGAGCCACGCCCACGAGGAACAGGAAGTGGCGTTCCTGAAGCTGCAGGTTTCGGAGCAACGCGGCATCATCGATGAGCTCACGCAG gAACGTGACCGATGGGTGATCAGCAAAAAGAGCACGAGGAAACCGCCCAAACTGTGTAAA AGGCATGTTGTGGAGACGTATTTTGGATTTGATGAAGAGTCGATAGACTCTGAGACGTCCTCCCTGACCTCCTACAACACTGACCTCACTGACCGCACGCCTGCAACTCCAGAGGAGGATTTAGAAGAG acCTTTTCCCGTGAAGAGTCGGAGCTCCGTTTCCGTCAGTTGACCAGGGAGTACCAGGCCCTCCAGCGGGCCTACGCGCTTCTCCAGGAGCAGACGGGGGGCTCTCTGGATGCTGAGAGGGAGGCCAGG ACAcgcgagcagctgcaggcggATCTCAGCAGCTGCCAGGCCAAGATGGCCGACCTGGAGAAGGCCCTGGCCGAACGGGGGCAG GATTCAaagtgggtggaggagaagcagtACTTGCTCAGGACCAACCAGGAGCTTCACGAGAAG atgtgtgcgtCTCAGCAGGCAGAGTCCAAGCTGCAGGCCGAGGTTCAGGACGCCCGGGATCAGAATGAGCTGCTGGAATTCAGGGTGCTCGAACTGGAA GAGAGGGAGCGTAGATCTCCTGCCCTCAACCTCCACATGTCTGCGTTCCCTGAGAACAGCAGCAGTGCCCTGCAGATCTACTGTCACCAGCAGGGAGTCAAG GATGTCATCATTCCGGAGCTGATGAAGAAACTGGATATCCTGGGAGATAACGGC AATCTCAGAAATGAGGAGCAGGTAGCGGTGATCCAAGCGGGGACGGTGAtctcactgtgtgaaaag TGGTTGAAGCAGATCGACTGCACGGAGGCCGCCCTCACACAGAAGATGATCGACCTGGAAAATGACAAG GAGCTTTTTAGCAAGCAGAAGGGATTCCTGGAGGAAGAGTTGGACTACAGGAAGCAGGCCTTGGATCAGTCCTATATG AGAATTAGAGAGCTGGAGGACAGGCTTGACTTGCAAAAGAGACAAGTAAAGGAAATAGAGGAAAAG tttttgttcctctttttgtttttctctttagcATTCATTCTTTGGCCTTAA